The following are from one region of the Aequoribacter fuscus genome:
- a CDS encoding (2Fe-2S)-binding protein gives MPNYTLTVNSNQITVDVDADTPILWVLRDSLNLLGTKFGCGAGACGACTIHLNGSAVRSCQIPVSAVGDMSITTIEGLTTDVGTKHPVQQAWLDLDVAQCGYCQAGQIMNASSLLANNPNPTDQDIDNAMQGNLCRCGTYVRIREAVKLAATQMKTEA, from the coding sequence ATGCCGAACTACACTCTGACTGTAAACAGCAACCAGATTACTGTCGACGTTGACGCAGATACCCCAATACTGTGGGTATTGCGTGACAGTTTAAATTTACTAGGCACCAAGTTCGGCTGTGGCGCAGGAGCCTGTGGCGCTTGCACCATCCATCTAAATGGCTCAGCAGTACGATCATGCCAGATCCCTGTAAGCGCCGTGGGGGATATGTCTATCACGACAATCGAAGGGCTCACAACCGACGTAGGCACTAAGCACCCCGTGCAGCAAGCGTGGTTAGACCTAGACGTGGCCCAGTGTGGTTACTGCCAAGCAGGGCAAATTATGAACGCTTCGTCCCTGCTGGCCAACAATCCCAACCCCACCGACCAAGATATCGACAATGCCATGCAGGGCAATTTGTGCCGCTGTGGCACCTACGTCAGAATTCGTGAGGCGGTAAAACTGGCCGCAACCCAGATGAAAACGGAGGCGTAA
- a CDS encoding pirin family protein yields MRSLVQVIRAQPTQDGAGVKIHRVAGQALNAILDPFLMIDEINSDNADDYIAGFPEHPHRGFETITYMKAGKMRHRDHMGNEGVIESGGVQWMTAGRGVLHSEIPEQESGLLHGFQIWLNLPSNQKMIDPDYKDIRADVMGRVVSDGVADLRVVAGQLGVFGEVLDGPMRGRMTQPLIADLEIASDQSVSLSTDLYDSVLVLVYRGQTSELSTKTLGVYGPGSELCLRSGEEGASALILAGKSLKEPIVQYGPFVMNTEQQIRDAIMDYRAGRLAG; encoded by the coding sequence ATGCGAAGTTTGGTTCAAGTAATCCGAGCGCAACCCACGCAAGATGGCGCGGGTGTTAAAATACATCGAGTTGCCGGACAAGCGCTTAATGCCATATTAGACCCTTTTTTGATGATCGACGAGATCAACTCAGACAACGCGGATGACTACATCGCCGGTTTTCCAGAGCATCCTCACCGCGGTTTTGAGACGATCACGTACATGAAAGCGGGTAAAATGCGACACCGAGATCACATGGGTAACGAGGGTGTTATCGAGTCGGGCGGGGTGCAGTGGATGACCGCGGGGCGGGGCGTATTGCATTCGGAGATTCCAGAGCAAGAATCGGGATTGTTGCATGGCTTTCAGATTTGGTTGAATTTACCCAGTAACCAAAAAATGATTGATCCCGACTATAAAGACATTCGCGCTGATGTGATGGGGCGAGTTGTATCTGACGGGGTAGCTGACCTACGCGTCGTCGCAGGCCAACTTGGCGTTTTTGGTGAAGTGTTAGACGGTCCAATGAGAGGACGCATGACGCAACCTTTAATTGCAGATCTGGAGATTGCGTCTGATCAGTCCGTAAGTTTGAGTACTGATTTATACGACAGTGTCTTGGTGCTTGTTTATCGTGGACAGACATCAGAGCTATCGACTAAGACCCTTGGTGTTTATGGTCCGGGCTCAGAGCTTTGCTTGCGCTCGGGCGAGGAAGGCGCCTCTGCCCTGATCTTGGCGGGAAAGTCCTTAAAAGAGCCCATCGTCCAGTATGGACCTTTTGTCATGAATACCGAGCAGCAAATTCGCGATGCGATTATGGATTACCGAGCCGGCAGACTCGCGGGCTAG
- a CDS encoding class I adenylate-forming enzyme family protein gives MNKAQRYRDAGHWPDQTLHFWLDENASRCPDRVAVKDAPNREAITGEAPIALTWSQLKKASLAFAAYMKSRGVQAGDRVLIQMPNVVDLVVVYYALSRLGAIISPIPVQYGHHEVDWVHSELKNVHVIVVGSMAGKPLAATSLSDRCAVTVMGKDWVIDPNVETDATVDDSSVTASNILTICWTSGTTGTPKGVPRDHNMWMAIGVSNVKVCDYRDGDILLNPFPLVNMAAVGGFLFPAVVCGATLVLHHPIDVPVYLQQLQQERCTFTIAPPALLNQLAAKPDMWNAFDFSALRNIGSGAAPLSPWMIDVFENQFGKPILNFYGSNEGISLYSIPSTTPDTEMRASCFYRPAADSCIVAEVADPESGELLTEVGAVGELLMGGPTVFNGYYNHDNQGVFSKEGLFRTGDLVEITGDDGRYLKIVGRCKEMINRGGFKLSPVELDLLLEKIDGVKEAAAFSIPDDTLGERVGAAIVLEDPAKPIDLEAISAYFESQGVAKFKTPEGVMIIEALPRNPVGKVQRFMLNEIYQAQNA, from the coding sequence ATGAATAAAGCACAGCGTTATCGAGATGCGGGTCACTGGCCTGATCAAACACTGCATTTTTGGTTGGACGAGAACGCTTCACGTTGTCCTGATCGGGTGGCGGTGAAAGATGCGCCTAATCGAGAGGCAATTACCGGTGAGGCTCCTATCGCATTAACGTGGTCGCAGCTGAAAAAAGCCAGTCTCGCATTTGCCGCCTACATGAAAAGCCGAGGCGTTCAAGCGGGTGATCGCGTGTTGATTCAAATGCCCAACGTCGTGGACTTGGTGGTGGTGTACTACGCGCTGTCGCGGTTAGGGGCGATTATTTCGCCCATCCCAGTCCAATACGGACATCATGAAGTTGACTGGGTGCACTCAGAGTTGAAGAACGTCCACGTGATTGTGGTGGGTAGTATGGCCGGAAAGCCCTTAGCGGCGACCTCTTTATCAGACCGTTGCGCAGTGACCGTCATGGGTAAAGACTGGGTGATTGACCCTAATGTAGAGACTGACGCGACTGTCGACGATTCGTCTGTAACCGCATCAAATATCCTAACAATCTGTTGGACGTCGGGAACGACCGGCACACCTAAGGGCGTACCGCGCGACCACAACATGTGGATGGCGATTGGCGTAAGTAACGTTAAGGTATGCGATTACCGCGACGGTGATATCCTGCTCAACCCATTTCCTTTGGTGAACATGGCAGCGGTAGGGGGCTTTTTGTTCCCCGCCGTGGTATGTGGGGCTACCTTAGTGCTACATCACCCCATTGATGTGCCAGTGTATTTGCAGCAGTTGCAGCAAGAGCGCTGTACGTTCACCATCGCGCCTCCGGCTTTGCTGAATCAACTCGCGGCGAAACCTGACATGTGGAATGCATTTGATTTTTCGGCGCTTCGTAATATTGGGTCGGGTGCCGCGCCGTTATCGCCTTGGATGATTGATGTTTTCGAGAATCAGTTCGGTAAGCCGATTTTGAACTTCTACGGCTCGAACGAGGGGATCTCGCTGTACTCAATTCCCTCGACAACGCCTGACACCGAAATGCGAGCGAGTTGTTTTTATCGCCCCGCCGCCGACTCTTGCATTGTGGCGGAGGTCGCGGATCCAGAATCCGGTGAACTGCTGACCGAGGTTGGCGCCGTTGGCGAATTGTTAATGGGCGGCCCCACGGTATTCAACGGATATTACAATCACGATAACCAGGGTGTATTCAGCAAAGAGGGCTTGTTCCGCACCGGCGATTTAGTCGAGATTACGGGTGACGACGGGCGCTATTTAAAGATCGTGGGTCGCTGTAAAGAAATGATTAATCGCGGTGGCTTTAAATTATCGCCCGTTGAGTTGGATTTATTGCTAGAAAAAATCGATGGCGTTAAAGAGGCCGCGGCGTTTTCTATTCCCGACGATACGTTGGGGGAGCGCGTGGGTGCGGCGATTGTGCTGGAAGATCCCGCCAAGCCTATTGATTTAGAGGCTATAAGCGCTTACTTCGAATCGCAAGGCGTGGCCAAGTTCAAAACGCCTGAAGGCGTCATGATCATTGAGGCACTGCCGCGCAACCCGGTGGGCAAAGTACAGCGCTTCATGTTGAACGAGATCTATCAGGCTCAAAACGCTTAG
- a CDS encoding glutathione S-transferase family protein, which produces MGLLQQGRWVDHWYDTSATGGAFKRQDSAFRGHVVAREHYQAADTNSYPAESGRYHLYVSLACPWAHRTLVFRVLKELESHIDITVVEPIMLENGWEFGVPLDDMQFLYELYLRADPTYEGRVTVPVLWDKQTQTIVSNESADIIRMLNKAFDELTGNTQDFYPEDLRTEIDEVNERIYNTVNNGVYKAGFATTQEAYEAAVYPLFDTLDWLEERLSQQAFLVGDYLTEADWRLFTTLVRFDAVYFGHFKTNIRRIQDYTNISAYLRQLYQVPGIADTVNFDHIKQHYYASHTMINPTQVVPVGPALDLFAPHGRGKLLVRGAK; this is translated from the coding sequence ATGGGCTTACTACAGCAGGGTCGTTGGGTTGACCATTGGTACGACACAAGCGCTACGGGTGGCGCATTTAAACGCCAAGATAGTGCGTTTCGTGGGCATGTGGTAGCGCGCGAACATTATCAAGCCGCAGATACTAACTCTTACCCAGCGGAATCTGGACGTTATCATTTGTACGTCTCGTTGGCTTGTCCATGGGCCCACAGGACGCTTGTATTTCGTGTGTTAAAGGAACTTGAGTCGCATATCGATATCACGGTCGTCGAGCCGATTATGCTCGAGAATGGGTGGGAGTTTGGTGTGCCTCTTGATGACATGCAGTTTTTATACGAGCTGTATTTACGGGCTGATCCAACGTATGAAGGCCGAGTAACGGTGCCGGTGTTATGGGATAAGCAAACTCAAACCATCGTCAGTAATGAATCAGCCGATATTATCCGTATGCTCAACAAGGCTTTTGACGAGCTTACCGGTAATACACAGGACTTTTATCCGGAAGATTTACGGACTGAAATTGATGAAGTTAACGAGCGGATTTACAACACTGTAAACAATGGTGTGTACAAGGCGGGGTTCGCCACCACACAAGAAGCCTATGAGGCAGCGGTTTACCCTTTGTTTGACACCTTGGATTGGCTGGAAGAGCGACTCAGTCAACAGGCATTTCTTGTTGGCGACTATTTAACCGAGGCCGATTGGCGACTGTTTACCACGCTTGTTCGTTTTGATGCTGTTTACTTCGGCCACTTCAAAACGAACATTCGCCGTATTCAAGATTACACCAATATCAGTGCCTATCTGCGCCAGCTTTATCAGGTGCCGGGCATTGCGGATACAGTGAACTTTGATCATATCAAGCAGCATTATTACGCCAGTCATACCATGATCAACCCCACGCAAGTAGTGCCTGTCGGCCCGGCTCTCGACTTGTTCGCGCCACACGGCCGCGGCAAACTGTTGGTAAGAGGTGCTAAATAA
- a CDS encoding xanthine dehydrogenase family protein molybdopterin-binding subunit produces MSTIKTGMNRRSFIKNLAVTSGTLALGFNLKTAPLALANGAPAPADWFEFNAVLSIAPDGTIEIKVQNPDFGQGTMTSFPMIVAEELDANWADIVSVQAPNDPAKYPMQITGGSWSVRSNWAGLRMAGATAKQLLKLAAAKQWGVPVDDIQTENSVLSHASGRSASYGDMAAAASEIAIPEQVALKDKNDFSLIGQSKKSVVAEDIVTGKPLFGIDRRVDGMLHAGIVHPPAFGLTLESFNVEAIKAMPGIVDAFSISMYPEDFVRGFSDVCAFPEIIAIVGDSTWRVKKAKQVVQATWKEMPEYQYPLVGFSGNKSTVTVPGGLESSSEHTSRMRSTLQHALTEKRRDGNPEQAFKDAHKVIEQTYSAPFLAHNTMEPMNFFADVKSDSAKLVGPHQGSILIHDSVSRHLGLPKDKVEMQMTRMGGGFGRRLYLHFAVEAALISQHVKQPVLLTYTREDDMTVGVYRPAYQATMRAALNEQGELTAYHIRATGIPESPLFPNRFPAGAVDNYLAEDTVIPSNITVGAYRAPESNFMAVAEQSFLDELAEAAGKDPIDFRLELLERAKSNPVGDNNDYDAERYAGVLKLVREKSDWDNKDGRNLGVAAYFCHSSYCANVIEVEMSQGKPLVNKVTSALDCGIVINPDAAANMTQGGIINGLCHSMYGEMTFEEGTPSKNNFTNYRMLRINEAPAEIDVHFVKSDVDPTGLGEPPMPPTPAALANAIYQATGKRLYDQPFNKALDEQA; encoded by the coding sequence ATGAGCACGATCAAAACGGGCATGAATCGCCGCAGCTTCATTAAAAACCTCGCCGTGACCAGCGGCACCTTGGCATTAGGCTTTAACCTAAAAACTGCGCCACTCGCACTAGCCAACGGCGCACCCGCGCCGGCAGACTGGTTTGAGTTTAATGCGGTGTTGTCTATCGCTCCCGATGGCACCATAGAAATCAAAGTTCAAAATCCAGACTTTGGTCAAGGTACGATGACCTCATTCCCGATGATTGTAGCGGAGGAACTCGACGCCAACTGGGCCGACATCGTGTCTGTGCAAGCGCCCAACGACCCCGCCAAATACCCTATGCAAATCACAGGGGGCAGCTGGTCGGTTCGGTCTAACTGGGCCGGCTTACGCATGGCAGGTGCTACAGCCAAGCAACTTTTAAAGTTAGCCGCGGCCAAACAATGGGGCGTACCGGTTGATGACATTCAAACCGAAAATTCAGTGCTGAGCCACGCCTCGGGACGATCGGCATCGTACGGCGACATGGCGGCAGCGGCATCTGAAATAGCCATCCCCGAGCAAGTCGCTTTAAAAGATAAGAACGATTTCTCGCTCATTGGCCAATCCAAGAAAAGCGTCGTAGCCGAGGATATTGTTACCGGGAAACCGCTATTTGGAATCGACCGGCGTGTTGACGGCATGCTGCACGCGGGCATCGTACACCCACCCGCATTTGGTTTAACGCTCGAAAGCTTTAACGTCGAAGCAATCAAAGCCATGCCTGGCATCGTAGATGCATTTTCGATTTCGATGTACCCCGAGGACTTCGTGCGTGGTTTCAGTGACGTCTGTGCTTTTCCAGAAATTATTGCCATTGTCGGCGACTCAACTTGGCGCGTTAAAAAAGCAAAGCAAGTGGTTCAAGCGACTTGGAAAGAAATGCCAGAGTATCAGTATCCTTTGGTTGGATTCAGTGGCAACAAAAGCACGGTTACCGTCCCTGGCGGGCTTGAATCCAGCTCGGAACATACGAGCCGTATGCGCAGCACTTTGCAACACGCATTGACCGAAAAGCGCCGCGACGGCAACCCCGAGCAGGCTTTTAAAGACGCACACAAGGTGATCGAGCAAACCTACAGCGCACCATTCTTGGCCCATAACACCATGGAACCCATGAACTTTTTTGCTGACGTTAAATCCGATTCGGCTAAATTAGTTGGGCCTCACCAAGGATCGATACTCATTCACGATAGCGTCTCTAGGCACTTGGGTCTGCCCAAAGATAAAGTCGAGATGCAAATGACGCGCATGGGCGGCGGTTTTGGCCGTCGCTTATATTTACACTTCGCAGTGGAAGCCGCTCTAATTTCGCAGCACGTCAAACAACCCGTGCTACTGACCTACACCCGTGAAGACGACATGACGGTGGGGGTTTATCGCCCTGCCTATCAAGCAACTATGCGCGCGGCGCTCAACGAGCAAGGCGAGCTTACGGCCTACCATATTCGTGCCACGGGTATTCCGGAATCTCCTCTATTTCCCAATCGCTTCCCCGCAGGTGCGGTCGATAACTACCTCGCGGAAGATACGGTAATACCGTCCAATATCACAGTAGGGGCCTATCGAGCACCCGAATCCAACTTCATGGCGGTGGCAGAACAGTCATTTCTGGATGAGCTCGCAGAAGCCGCAGGCAAAGACCCCATAGATTTCCGTTTGGAGCTCCTGGAACGCGCAAAATCCAACCCCGTGGGCGACAATAACGACTACGATGCCGAGCGCTATGCGGGCGTTTTAAAACTGGTTCGAGAGAAGTCGGATTGGGACAACAAAGATGGGCGCAACCTAGGTGTAGCCGCTTATTTTTGCCACAGCTCATACTGCGCGAACGTCATTGAAGTGGAAATGAGCCAGGGTAAACCCCTCGTCAACAAGGTAACCTCTGCGTTGGATTGTGGCATTGTGATCAACCCCGATGCCGCTGCGAACATGACGCAAGGCGGCATCATTAATGGTTTGTGTCACTCGATGTACGGCGAAATGACCTTTGAAGAAGGTACGCCCTCTAAAAACAATTTCACCAATTATCGCATGCTTCGCATTAACGAAGCCCCAGCGGAAATCGACGTACACTTCGTTAAAAGCGATGTCGACCCGACAGGCTTGGGCGAACCGCCGATGCCGCCGACCCCCGCGGCGCTCGCGAACGCCATTTACCAGGCCACCGGCAAACGCCTCTATGATCAGCCCTTTAACAAGGCACTTGACGAGCAAGCCTAG
- a CDS encoding helix-turn-helix domain-containing protein: MPNPFAQKLKALREDKHIGVRELGRMCECTGMHISNMEKGKAMPSGEMLKKLAAALKADIDELSALADQIDPEVSQLIKDKHTAIPSFLRSAKDLTPEQWALLKTQVEEMTRGDD, translated from the coding sequence ATGCCAAACCCTTTTGCCCAGAAATTAAAAGCACTTCGAGAAGATAAACACATCGGCGTTCGTGAACTGGGCCGCATGTGCGAATGCACTGGGATGCACATCTCGAACATGGAAAAAGGGAAGGCAATGCCGAGTGGCGAGATGCTCAAGAAACTCGCAGCTGCTTTGAAAGCAGATATCGATGAGCTCTCGGCCCTGGCTGATCAAATTGATCCAGAGGTGTCGCAGCTAATCAAAGACAAGCACACGGCTATCCCAAGTTTTCTGAGATCGGCTAAAGATCTAACGCCAGAACAATGGGCTCTGCTGAAAACGCAAGTCGAAGAAATGACACGCGGTGATGATTAA
- a CDS encoding SDR family NAD(P)-dependent oxidoreductase, whose amino-acid sequence MSQPVAIVTGAGKGLGRAYAHKLASLGIRVVVNNRSHPDQPNSADAVVAEIRALGASAVAEYSSAQDPESGINLLNKALDTWGRLDIVVANAGFDHPQSFHKQSFADFEAIMETNFYGTARLLHAVWPHLRSAGYGRVVVSSSTAGLYGNHGQSAYAASKAALIGLMRSLHHEAKGHDICINAIAPYALTPLTAQWFPENWAALFSAEHVAESLSLLVSSDSHISGKIIITGAGKLREARMQETQALDLTDNAVDDLANLSALETPESASQEFERFLL is encoded by the coding sequence ATGAGCCAACCTGTTGCGATTGTCACCGGTGCCGGAAAAGGCTTAGGGCGCGCCTACGCTCATAAATTAGCGAGCTTAGGCATTCGCGTGGTTGTCAATAATCGGAGCCACCCCGACCAACCCAACTCAGCCGATGCTGTCGTCGCTGAAATTAGGGCCTTGGGCGCTAGCGCGGTCGCTGAGTATTCTTCGGCACAAGATCCAGAGTCTGGCATCAACCTCCTGAACAAAGCGCTTGATACCTGGGGCCGACTCGACATTGTGGTCGCCAACGCAGGGTTTGACCATCCGCAAAGCTTTCACAAACAGAGCTTCGCCGATTTTGAAGCGATTATGGAAACCAACTTCTACGGCACTGCCCGATTACTACATGCTGTTTGGCCGCATTTGCGTTCAGCTGGGTATGGCCGCGTTGTTGTCTCAAGCTCGACGGCGGGCCTGTACGGCAATCACGGGCAAAGCGCCTACGCCGCCTCAAAAGCAGCTTTAATCGGCTTAATGCGCAGCTTACATCACGAAGCCAAGGGGCATGATATTTGTATCAACGCCATTGCACCCTACGCGCTTACCCCATTGACTGCACAGTGGTTCCCAGAAAACTGGGCGGCCTTGTTCTCTGCCGAACACGTCGCCGAGAGCTTGTCTTTATTAGTGTCATCCGATAGCCACATATCGGGGAAGATAATCATCACCGGCGCGGGCAAGTTGCGCGAGGCGCGCATGCAAGAAACACAGGCCCTAGATCTCACTGACAACGCAGTTGATGATCTAGCAAATTTAAGCGCGCTAGAGACGCCCGAATCAGCCTCGCAAGAATTCGAGCGCTTTTTGTTGTAA
- a CDS encoding ImmA/IrrE family metallo-endopeptidase, protein MINWPALSSEQIESTAEQFRNEALDALGIDRSTLPVPVERIAEFHLGYELDFTDQEADIIGGIDFRANVILINPRIENHEGRYNFTIAHEIGHHCLHRELYIKHQDELGILCRSKARPVEEVQADRFAEALLMPPGPVRAATKASKWRYATSAKSRRALAVDIQKALDLKSVSISAIESRLDHLSISPRRLTTFQRVAKTIQNYFQGR, encoded by the coding sequence ATGATTAACTGGCCTGCCCTCTCCAGTGAACAGATAGAGTCGACAGCGGAACAATTCCGCAACGAAGCGCTCGACGCTCTGGGCATAGATAGGTCTACCCTACCCGTTCCAGTAGAACGAATCGCCGAGTTTCATCTGGGTTATGAGCTCGACTTCACGGATCAAGAAGCAGACATCATCGGAGGCATTGATTTCCGGGCGAACGTTATTCTGATCAATCCCAGAATTGAGAATCACGAGGGCCGTTATAACTTCACGATCGCTCACGAGATAGGCCACCATTGCCTTCATCGAGAGCTGTACATCAAGCACCAAGATGAGTTGGGGATTTTGTGTCGGAGCAAGGCTCGGCCAGTAGAGGAAGTTCAAGCGGATCGTTTCGCAGAGGCTCTGCTAATGCCACCTGGCCCAGTCAGAGCCGCTACTAAAGCTTCAAAGTGGCGTTATGCGACGTCCGCCAAATCGAGACGAGCATTGGCAGTAGACATACAAAAGGCGCTCGATCTCAAGTCAGTATCCATTAGCGCTATTGAGAGCCGGCTAGATCACCTGTCCATTTCGCCCAGGCGTTTGACGACATTTCAGCGAGTCGCAAAAACTATCCAGAACTATTTCCAAGGTCGATGA
- a CDS encoding VOC family protein, with protein MRPFHLALPCANLQETRAFYTNVLGCKVGREDETWVDLDLFGHQLVFHYCGGAVLEQYFNPVDKHQVPMPHFGVILKPQQFDELAARLRGNVNFVIEPCRRFKGTPGEQDTMFFHDNNGYALEFKAFEDDRFIFEPFVD; from the coding sequence ATGCGCCCTTTCCACCTAGCACTTCCCTGCGCCAACCTGCAAGAAACGCGTGCGTTTTACACCAATGTATTAGGATGCAAGGTAGGCCGAGAAGACGAGACCTGGGTAGACTTAGATTTATTTGGGCATCAGCTGGTATTTCATTATTGTGGCGGCGCGGTGCTCGAGCAGTACTTCAACCCCGTCGACAAACACCAGGTACCCATGCCGCATTTCGGTGTCATTTTAAAACCCCAACAGTTCGACGAGCTGGCGGCGCGGCTTCGGGGTAACGTAAATTTTGTGATCGAGCCCTGCCGACGTTTCAAAGGAACGCCCGGCGAGCAAGATACGATGTTCTTTCACGACAATAACGGTTACGCACTTGAGTTTAAGGCGTTTGAAGATGATCGCTTTATCTTTGAACCTTTTGTGGATTAG
- a CDS encoding DUF1295 domain-containing protein codes for MLELLLATAGLVLSVVIVLWGVSIAIRDVSIIDMAFSSIIAGVIVFVYWYSNASGQAANVTLGLVIIWALRMTVYLVNRNWGHGEDVRYTKLRSWVPEGWPFYWFSLRQVFLLQGAVIWVLTLPQQIAFVSAPETAMTILGWIGVALWGIGFFFETLGDWQLSRFRADSSKNGTVLNTGLWRYTRHPNYFGELAQWWGLLLIVAHVPWALVGAVGVAIYSWLVVRVTGKATLEKKMSREKPEYAEYVRRTSGLIPWFPKA; via the coding sequence ATGTTGGAATTATTACTCGCGACGGCAGGGTTGGTGTTAAGCGTGGTGATAGTCTTGTGGGGAGTAAGCATTGCGATTCGCGACGTGAGTATTATCGATATGGCGTTCTCGAGCATAATTGCCGGCGTGATCGTGTTTGTTTACTGGTACTCGAATGCGTCTGGGCAGGCTGCGAATGTAACACTTGGCTTGGTCATTATTTGGGCATTGCGCATGACCGTATACTTAGTCAATCGGAATTGGGGTCACGGCGAAGACGTGCGTTACACCAAGTTGCGGTCGTGGGTGCCGGAGGGGTGGCCTTTTTATTGGTTCAGCTTGCGCCAAGTCTTTCTTTTGCAGGGCGCGGTGATTTGGGTGTTAACGCTGCCGCAGCAAATTGCGTTTGTTTCCGCGCCTGAAACCGCTATGACCATTCTAGGTTGGATTGGCGTAGCCCTGTGGGGTATTGGATTCTTTTTTGAAACCCTGGGCGATTGGCAGCTGTCACGTTTTCGGGCAGACTCGAGCAAAAACGGCACTGTGTTAAATACAGGCCTTTGGCGCTATACACGCCACCCAAATTATTTTGGGGAATTGGCTCAGTGGTGGGGTTTGCTGCTCATTGTCGCGCACGTGCCTTGGGCTTTGGTGGGCGCCGTTGGGGTGGCTATTTATTCGTGGTTGGTGGTGCGCGTTACCGGTAAAGCCACACTCGAGAAAAAAATGAGCAGAGAAAAGCCCGAATACGCGGAGTATGTCCGCCGTACCTCGGGCTTGATTCCCTGGTTTCCCAAAGCCTAG